A region of Drosophila mauritiana strain mau12 chromosome 3L, ASM438214v1, whole genome shotgun sequence DNA encodes the following proteins:
- the LOC117140674 gene encoding RNA polymerase II elongation factor Ell, translated as MTNSIASTKCLPNALSTGNYGMSQSHRYTDDSKEYIIVKLTDSAFRAIEEYQRDDNAKRLQPGQRAKIQFVGNTGVIHFPRPATDANGIPNANGNGSDATGAGGGGSRKFGFTINNMEGTLECVQQQQRNLGVLGAVTLRMRIHANDDVYDSTRTKMAIAEETEKSKCIREIKPNQSDIGRKVKKPPSAIQSSASTASAFSSSNSSNSGLTTTAFHHHSNSNNSGNNNNSSSSSNSFNSNNHSRKLGSSPFNGLGVGSSSSSSAFASRSPNPSTLGASGTVNGSGVGGGRYGGGAASSLASTFANGISQGYNNLSGSSPRDSMTAGTSGATASSAISSRNKMPSGGLTSSNSNSSSSSRSANNKSSGGNKMSDVSRRNIRERLIHLLALKAFKKPELFARLKNEGIRDRERNQITNILMDISTMSHNTYNLRRQMWNDVDENWPFFSEQEVQQLKRRKPQNLTPPMSSDAGSSTSGQSPTSTHTGSPPPPSSNGGPGGVGGGAGGTGMKRTSLEYDETMFSTVQPKKQRISHYKKDTPPSGTSYSSAAVSMSLGSSASSSRSRYTPPQRQPGPLDDHSTSDLSYNVLDNIEEFMSSTAAATQQSMEQQHHPRSSSSSSRRGSSSLAGTSNGGNKDKRNSTGSNSSSSSGYETQQDRQRSTASMSTNRSSASSSTTPPKLAASFVPAAASGSASGSSKQRMPPQQSDHNSYNSNNAQHVASNSKKRTCSVGPSGGSSSHRQRNASGSSSGYQQVPPPSSNSRSSLQQQNQHQKQQVQQQQAPPQQQQQHYHQQAKHPSPSQQLAAAAHAYAHATADTDSSATPRYDFSQYVPIQTLEVRRRYKTEFESDYDEYRKLLTRVEDVRNRFQDLSERLESARRCDNGYGDYDHIKRQIVCEYERINNDHTIGEDKQRFDYLHAKLAHIKQLVMDYDKTLMSATMAMAPTDVVAAQRPDPAVAKAAARLIEHHRRKHHAAETIDQQQQQQKQTNQQHLQRHLQHHLQQQQNLLQQQQNQLQQQQSVSNSDDSSDSSDSNDDDDDEDCDDSNSNTDDDEARY; from the coding sequence ATGACCAATTCGATTGCGTCAACGAAATGCCTGCCCAATGCACTATCGACCGGCAATTATGGAATGTCCCAGAGCCACCGTTACACCGATGATAGCAAGGAGTACATCATCGTCAAGCTTACCGATTCTGCCTTCCGTGCGATCGAGGAATATCAGCGCGATGACAACGCTAAGCGCCTGCAACCAGGCCAAAGGGCCAAAATCCAATTTGTGGGCAACACGGGCGTCATCCATTTCCCGCGACCAGCGACGGATGCTAATGGCATCCCTAATGCTAATGGCAATGGCAGCGACGCGAccggagcaggaggaggaggtagCAGAAAATTTGGCTTCACTATCAACAATATGGAGGGAACGCTTGAGTGcgttcagcagcagcaacggaACCTCGGAGTCCTCGGAGCGGTCACCCTGCGAATGCGGATTCATGCCAATGACGATGTCTACGATTCGACACGCACAAAAATGGCCATTGCCGAGGAGACGGAGAAGAGCAAGTGCATCAGGGAAATCAAGCCGAATCAGTCGGATATCGGGCGTAAGGTGAAGAAGCCGCCATCAGCAATCCAATCTTCTGCCTCCACCGCCTCAGCCTTCTCCTCCTCCAACTCCTCTAACTCCGGTTTGACGACGACGGCATTTCATCAtcacagcaacagcaacaacagtgggaacaacaacaacagcagcagcagcagcaatagtTTTAATAGCAACAACCATAGTCGTAAGTTAGGTTCATCGCCATTTAATGGCCTAGGCGTAGGatccagcagctcctccagcgCGTTTGCCTCGCGCTCGCCCAATCCCAGCACGCTGGGCGCTAGCGGCACAGTCAATGGCTCTGGCGTTGGTGGTGGTCGCTATGGTGGCGGTGCAGCCTCCTCGCTAGCTTCCACATTCGCCAACGGCATCTCGCAGGGCTACAATAACCTGAGCGGCAGCTCGCCAAGAGACTCGATGACAGCGGGAACATCAGGTGCGACTGCCTCATCAGCCATCTCCTCACGCAACAAGATGCCAAGCGGAGGCCTTACCTcctccaactccaactcctcATCGTCCTCCAGGAGTGCCAATAACAAGTCGTCGGGCGGCAACAAGATGTCAGATGTGTCCAGGCGCAATATACGCGAACGGCTTATCCATCTGCTGGCCCTCAAGGCCTTCAAGAAGCCTGAGCTCTTTGCGCGCCTGAAGAACGAGGGCATTCGGGATCGGGAGCGTAACCAGATCACCAACATACTCATGGACATTAGCACCATGTCGCACAACACGTACAATCTGCGTCGCCAGATGTGGAACGATGTGGATGAGAACTGGCCCTTTTTCAGCGAACAGGAGGTTCAGCAGCTGAAGCGACGCAAGCCGCAAAATCTGACACCGCCAATGAGTTCGGACGCGGGCAGTTCGACGTCCGGCCAGAGTCCAACATCGACGCACACGGGCAGTCCTCCGCCGCCTTCAAGTAATGGTGGTCCCGGTGGCGTCGGAGGTGGAGCAGGCGGTACGGGCATGAAGCGGACCAGCCTCGAGTACGACGAGACCATGTTCAGCACTGTTCAGCCCAAGAAGCAGCGCATCAGTCACTACAAGAAGGACACTCCGCCCTCGGGGACGTCGTACTCTTCCGCTGCGGTATCGATGTCACTGGGTTCCTCTGCATCATCCAGTCGGAGTCGGTATACGCCGCCGCAACGCCAGCCTGGTCCATTGGATGATCACAGCACAAGTGATCTTAGCTACAATGTGCTGGACAACATCGAAGAGTTTATGAGCTCCACGGCAGCGGCGACGCAGCAATCGATGGAACAGCAGCATCATCCGAGAAGCAGCAGTAGTAGTAGCAGACGAGGAAGCTCCTCGTTGGCGGGCACCAGCAATGGGGGCAACAAGGATAAGCGGAACTCTACGGGCAGCAATTCAAGCAGCTCCAGTGGCTATGAGACGCAACAGGATCGCCAGCGTTCAACGGCGTCGATGTCGACAAACCGCAGCAGCGCATCCTCTTCAACGACGCCGCCGAAGCTTGCGGCTAGTTTTGTGCCCGCGGCTGCCTCTGGATCCGCTTCCGGTTCCAGCAAACAACGTATGCCGCCCCAGCAAAGCGACCACAACTCGTACAACAGCAATAACGCGCAACATGTGGCGTCCAACAGCAAGAAAAGGACGTGTAGTGTTGGTCCTAGTGGTGGATCGAGTAGCCATCGTCAAAGAAATGCCAGTGGCTCTAGTTCCGGCTATCAGCAGGTGCCACCACCTTCGTCCAACTCGCGGTCGTCTCTCCAGCAGCAGAATCAGCACCAGAAGCAGCAggtgcaacagcaacaggcgccgccgcagcagcagcagcagcattacCATCAGCAAGCCAAGCATCCGTCGCCCTCGCAGCAgttggctgctgctgcccatGCCTATGCCCATGCCACCGCGGATACGGACTCATCCGCCACGCCGCGCTACGACTTCAGCCAATACGTGCCCATCCAGACGCTGGAGGTGCGGCGGCGTTACAAGACTGAGTTCGAAAGCGACTACGATGAGTACCGCAAGCTGCTGACGCGCGTCGAGGATGTGCGCAATCGCTTCCAGGACTTATCCGAGCGTCTGGAGAGCGCCAGGCGCTGTGACAACGGATACGGGGACTACGATCACATCAAGCGGCAGATTGTGTGCGAATACGAGCGGATCAATAACGATCACACCATCGGAGAGGACAAGCAGCGGTTCGATTACCTGCACGCCAAGCTGGCGCACATCAAGCAGCTGGTGATGGACTATGACAAGACTTTGATGAGTGCCACGATGGCGATGGCGCCCACGGACGTCGTTGCTGCTCAAAGGCCCGATCCAGCTGTGGCTAAGGCGGCGGCCAGGTTAATCGAACATCATAGGCGCAAACATCACGCCGCGGAGACGATagaccagcagcagcaacagcaaaagcagaCAAATCAGCAGCATTTGCAGCGTCACTTGCAGCATcatttgcagcagcaacaaaatctactgcagcagcaacaaaatcaattgcagcagcagcagagtgTGAGTAATTCGGATGACAGTTCGGATAGCTCGGATTCCaatgatgacgacgacgacgaggactGCGATGATTCCAACTCTAATACCGATGACGATGAGGCACGCTACTGA